In Campylobacter suis, the following proteins share a genomic window:
- a CDS encoding quinone-dependent dihydroorotate dehydrogenase, translating into MMFDYATLKSIFFKFDPETAHKIAEYGMIAADKILPSSLSFVTNKCVISDARLQQNLLGSIYNNPVGIGGGFDKNATMFSGLTALGFGHLEFGTFTPKPQPGNDKPRLFRLIEEESIQNAMGFNNDGSKEIKRRVSKLYPNVIPLWANIGKNKVTPNEKAINDYEILVRDFAQLCDAFVVNISSPNTPNLRALQENEFITELFSRIKPLTKKPIILKISPDLSHEKAIEISQNAVSSGADGIIISNTSIDYTLSNSPNLKSFGGLSGKVITQRSREIFKAVASELYGKTTLIACGGIDSAKEAYERIKMGASLVQIFTSFIFKGPMICKEINSGILELLEADGYAHIIEAIGADVKK; encoded by the coding sequence ATGATGTTTGACTATGCTACTTTAAAATCTATATTTTTTAAATTCGATCCAGAAACTGCACATAAAATCGCAGAATATGGCATGATAGCAGCAGATAAAATTCTACCAAGTTCACTTAGTTTTGTTACAAACAAATGTGTTATAAGCGATGCAAGACTGCAGCAAAATTTACTTGGAAGCATTTACAATAACCCAGTTGGTATCGGCGGTGGCTTTGATAAAAATGCCACGATGTTTTCTGGTCTTACTGCGCTTGGTTTTGGACATTTAGAATTTGGAACTTTTACACCAAAGCCGCAACCTGGCAACGATAAACCACGCCTTTTTCGCCTTATCGAAGAAGAAAGTATCCAAAATGCGATGGGGTTTAATAACGATGGAAGCAAAGAGATAAAACGCCGCGTAAGCAAGCTATATCCAAATGTCATTCCGCTTTGGGCAAATATCGGCAAAAACAAGGTTACACCAAACGAAAAAGCCATAAATGACTATGAAATTCTTGTGCGTGACTTTGCCCAGCTTTGCGATGCTTTCGTGGTAAATATCTCGTCGCCAAATACACCAAATTTGCGTGCTTTGCAAGAAAATGAATTTATCACCGAGCTTTTTAGCAGGATAAAGCCACTAACTAAAAAGCCTATTATTTTAAAAATTTCACCAGATCTAAGTCATGAAAAAGCAATAGAAATTTCACAAAATGCCGTTTCTAGCGGTGCAGATGGGATCATCATCTCAAACACAAGCATTGACTACACACTTTCTAACTCGCCAAATTTAAAGAGCTTTGGCGGTCTTAGTGGAAAGGTTATAACACAAAGATCAAGAGAGATATTTAAAGCAGTTGCAAGCGAGCTTTATGGCAAAACAACACTTATAGCTTGCGGTGGCATTGACAGTGCAAAAGAGGCTTATGAGCGTATAAAAATGGGTGCTAGTTTGGTGCAAATTTTTACTAGCTTTATATTTAAGGGTCCGATGATTTGCAAAGAGATAAATAGTGGAATTTTAGAACTTCTTGAAGCTGATGGATACGCTCATATAATCGAAGCTATCGGTGCAGATGTTAAAAAATAA
- a CDS encoding enoyl-ACP reductase produces MDNLQSEFKGKTLVISGGTRGIGRAIVLEFAKLGANVAFTFNSNEELAKIQASELEKTYGIKARAYALNILEPETYKELFAQIDEDFDRVDFFISNAIISGRAVAGGYTKFMKLKPRGINNIFTATVNAFVVGSQEAVKRMEKVGGGSIISLSSTGNLVYIENYSGHGTAKAAVEAMARYAATELGEKNIRVNVVSGGPIETDALRAFTNYEEVRDYTAKLSPLNRMGQPEDLAGACVFLCSSKASWVTGHSFIIDGGTTFK; encoded by the coding sequence ATGGATAATTTACAAAGCGAATTTAAAGGTAAAACGCTCGTTATCAGTGGTGGAACAAGAGGTATTGGTCGAGCCATTGTGCTTGAGTTTGCCAAGCTTGGAGCAAATGTAGCTTTTACCTTTAATTCAAACGAAGAGTTAGCAAAAATTCAAGCTAGCGAACTAGAAAAAACATACGGCATAAAAGCGCGTGCCTATGCACTAAATATCCTTGAGCCTGAGACCTATAAAGAGCTATTTGCGCAAATTGATGAAGACTTTGACAGAGTTGATTTTTTCATATCAAATGCCATCATCTCAGGTCGAGCAGTTGCCGGCGGATATACTAAATTTATGAAGCTAAAGCCACGCGGTATCAACAACATCTTTACCGCAACTGTAAATGCCTTTGTGGTAGGCTCTCAAGAAGCTGTAAAGCGCATGGAAAAAGTGGGTGGTGGTTCTATCATATCGTTAAGCTCGACTGGAAATTTAGTTTATATCGAAAACTACTCAGGTCACGGTACAGCAAAGGCGGCGGTCGAAGCCATGGCACGCTACGCAGCTACCGAGCTTGGTGAAAAAAATATCCGTGTTAATGTAGTAAGCGGAGGACCGATCGAAACGGACGCTCTTAGAGCATTTACAAACTATGAAGAAGTACGCGATTATACAGCCAAACTAAGTCCTTTAAATCGCATGGGACAGCCTGAGGATTTGGCTGGTGCATGTGTATTTTTATGCTCATCTAAAGCAAGCTGGGTTACAGGTCATAGCTTTATAATCGATGGTGGAACTACATTTAAATAA
- the dapA gene encoding 4-hydroxy-tetrahydrodipicolinate synthase, with translation MSEILQGGMTALITPFKNGKVDEQTYEKLIKRQIKNGIDVVVPVGTTGESATLTHDEHRICIEIAVEACKGTNTKVLAGAGSNATHEAIGIAQFAQSHGAHGILSVAPYYNKPTQEGLYRHYKALAASVEIPVVLYNVPGRTGSDILPQTAIRIFKECPNVIGIKEATGNIDRCVDILAHEPEILVYSGEDAINYPILSNGGKGVISVTSNLLPNEIANLCHLAIDGKFKEAKAINDRLYDINKILFCESNPIPIKAAMFIAGITPTLEYRLPLCEPSQENLAKIENVIKKYEIKGF, from the coding sequence ATGAGCGAAATTTTACAAGGTGGCATGACAGCGCTAATAACACCATTTAAAAACGGAAAAGTAGATGAGCAAACTTATGAAAAGCTGATAAAACGCCAAATAAAAAATGGCATAGATGTTGTAGTGCCAGTTGGAACAACTGGAGAAAGTGCCACGCTAACGCACGATGAGCATCGTATTTGTATCGAAATAGCAGTTGAGGCATGCAAAGGAACTAATACAAAAGTCTTAGCTGGTGCTGGAAGTAACGCCACTCATGAGGCTATTGGTATCGCTCAGTTTGCCCAAAGTCACGGTGCACATGGCATACTTTCAGTAGCCCCTTACTACAACAAACCAACACAAGAAGGGCTTTATCGCCATTATAAAGCACTAGCAGCAAGCGTTGAAATTCCTGTCGTGCTTTATAATGTGCCAGGTCGCACAGGCTCAGATATTTTACCTCAAACGGCTATTAGGATTTTTAAAGAGTGCCCAAATGTGATAGGTATCAAAGAGGCTACTGGAAATATCGATCGTTGCGTAGATATACTCGCTCATGAGCCTGAAATTTTAGTTTATAGCGGAGAAGATGCGATAAACTACCCTATCCTTTCAAATGGAGGAAAAGGCGTTATAAGCGTAACCTCAAACTTACTTCCAAATGAGATAGCAAACCTTTGTCATCTAGCTATAGATGGAAAATTTAAAGAAGCAAAAGCGATAAATGACAGACTTTATGACATTAACAAAATTCTCTTTTGCGAAAGCAATCCTATACCGATAAAAGCAGCTATGTTTATAGCGGGGATTACGCCAACGCTTGAGTATCGTCTCCCGCTTTGCGAACCAAGTCAAGAAAATCTTGCAAAGATTGAAAATGTAATAAAAAAATATGAGATAAAAGGATTTTAA
- a CDS encoding M16 family metallopeptidase encodes MIKFNKTKLKNGLEIYHLPVNKGSKVISLDIFYKVGSRNETMGKSGIAHMLEHLNFKSTKNLKAGEFDEIVKGFGGTNNASTGFDYTHYYIKCSNQNLEKGLGLFAELMQNLNLKDKEFQPERDVVHEERRWRTDNNPIGYLYFRLFNHAFIYHPYHWTPIGFIKDIENWSIEDIREFHQTYYQPQNAILLISGDVSKKEAFEIAKKKFDSIKNGKKPPKLHCIEPVQDGAKRAIIHKDTQTQMLAIAYKTPPFNHKDQIGLNAISEYLGSGKSSILQQVLIDELQLVNQIYAYNLDSIDENLFIFLAVCNPGIDALDVEKEILAIIKNLKSKSIAKDDVLRVKNLIKSDFVYSFESATRVANLYGSYLARGDIKPLYEFEANIENIDAKMLQETAKKYFIDKHSTTIILKKEEQ; translated from the coding sequence TTGATAAAATTTAACAAAACAAAACTAAAAAATGGGCTTGAAATTTATCACTTACCAGTAAATAAAGGCTCAAAAGTTATAAGCCTTGATATATTTTACAAAGTCGGTTCAAGAAATGAAACGATGGGTAAAAGTGGTATCGCACATATGCTAGAACATCTAAATTTTAAATCAACCAAAAATTTAAAAGCTGGAGAATTTGATGAGATAGTAAAAGGCTTTGGTGGCACAAATAACGCCAGTACTGGGTTTGACTACACGCATTATTATATAAAATGTTCAAATCAAAATTTAGAAAAAGGTCTTGGACTTTTTGCTGAACTTATGCAAAATTTAAACCTAAAAGACAAAGAATTTCAGCCTGAGCGTGATGTCGTACATGAAGAGCGAAGGTGGCGCACGGATAATAATCCGATCGGCTATCTTTATTTTAGGCTTTTTAACCACGCTTTTATATATCATCCATATCACTGGACACCTATTGGCTTTATAAAAGATATAGAAAACTGGAGCATTGAAGATATTCGTGAATTTCATCAAACTTACTACCAGCCACAAAATGCGATACTTTTAATCAGTGGAGATGTAAGCAAAAAGGAAGCTTTTGAGATAGCAAAAAAGAAATTTGATAGTATAAAAAATGGCAAAAAACCGCCAAAACTTCACTGTATCGAGCCAGTACAAGACGGAGCAAAAAGAGCGATTATCCACAAAGATACTCAAACACAAATGCTAGCCATAGCATACAAAACTCCACCATTTAACCATAAAGATCAAATAGGACTAAATGCTATTAGCGAATATCTTGGTAGCGGCAAAAGCTCGATTTTACAGCAAGTTTTGATAGATGAACTTCAGCTTGTAAATCAAATTTATGCTTACAACCTTGACAGTATTGATGAAAATTTATTTATATTTCTTGCAGTTTGCAACCCAGGCATAGATGCGCTTGATGTTGAGAAAGAAATATTAGCTATAATAAAAAATTTAAAGTCAAAAAGTATCGCAAAAGATGATGTTTTGCGTGTTAAAAATTTGATAAAAAGTGACTTTGTCTATTCGTTTGAAAGCGCAACTAGGGTGGCAAATTTATACGGAAGCTATCTTGCAAGAGGCGACATAAAGCCTCTTTATGAATTTGAAGCAAATATCGAAAACATAGATGCCAAAATGCTTCAAGAGACAGCTAAAAAATACTTCATAGACAAACACTCAACGACGATAATACTCAAAAAGGAAGAGCAATGA
- the pgsA gene encoding CDP-diacylglycerol--glycerol-3-phosphate 3-phosphatidyltransferase — MMNLPNALASFRIILAPVMFFILVDLARIAPFIHISWINYFAGLVFVIASVTDFFDGYIARAWDQKTKLGAVLDPLADKMLTLAAFLGLMIIERASPWAVYLILIREFFITGFRVVMASDGVEVAASMAGKVKTVAQMIAIGFLTMQWWGAEILLWIAVALTIYSGYEYVRAYIKAISA, encoded by the coding sequence ATGATGAATTTGCCAAATGCTCTTGCTAGTTTTCGTATTATTCTTGCACCTGTGATGTTTTTTATCCTTGTGGATTTAGCGCGCATAGCACCTTTTATTCACATAAGCTGGATAAACTACTTTGCGGGGCTTGTCTTTGTGATAGCCTCTGTGACCGATTTTTTCGATGGGTATATCGCACGCGCTTGGGATCAAAAGACAAAGCTTGGCGCAGTACTTGACCCACTAGCAGATAAAATGCTAACGCTTGCGGCATTTTTAGGGCTTATGATAATAGAGCGCGCTAGCCCTTGGGCTGTATATCTTATCCTTATAAGGGAGTTTTTCATCACAGGTTTTCGTGTAGTGATGGCAAGTGACGGTGTAGAAGTCGCAGCCTCCATGGCTGGTAAGGTAAAAACAGTCGCACAAATGATAGCGATCGGATTTTTAACTATGCAGTGGTGGGGCGCTGAAATTTTACTTTGGATAGCAGTTGCGCTTACGATATACTCTGGATATGAGTATGTAAGGGCGTACATAAAAGCCATAAGTGCGTAA